tcattagacattaccaaatggttacacatctctcttctgaggtctgagtctattcctaggcctaggtctaaaactcttactgaactctaagatgataaaacttcttttcgcaaagatagttttatgctttaacacataaacatactaattattgtccattcatttgatattttaatcaaattaacattcaaatttgtttttctaaagcatttctaatacattcgttcgctgttcgctaaagctgcgtagccgtgttgagataggcctatattcattcatgaaaaaaagttcacgcatgcgcagcacagaactctaaattagtgtagatttagatctacgtctacctcaagatctactttatactttatacacatgaacatacaaaatttagtctattcatctcaaattttaatcaaatatatgtaggcctacaagcaaatgttttaatttgaaaaaaaaaaatggatttaattaagcctattagctattttgatttgatagcttcattcacactatttttacattgacacattcgctttacttattacattattatttcgtttaattgtttacaaaacactctcagtgactatatcgaaagtaatgcgcaaataaagacccgcgggtcgcgggtaaacatatgtctagtatatatatatatatatatatatatatatatatatatatatatatatatatatatatactagcctggcattacccgcggcctgcgggtctaagtttgtgtttactaatgtagtggattggatttagatgtatgtaaaacttagctaatgatcctttcacattatttctctttcgctacgaaaataaaattagttttgtgaaaatgggtttatccgaagccgatacattcatatctagtaaaaacgaaaagagcgatagctttgttaaatgaatgggattataaagtgaacaattaaacgaaataatttttagtacgcgattcatgaatgaatatagatctaggcctttaactcggcttcgcagctttcgtaaacgaatgtagctttagaaaaccaaatttgaatgtttatttgatcaaaatatgaaatgaatggactttaattaatatgtctatgtgttaaagtataaaactatctgttcgaagagaagttttatcatcttagagttgaattagagttttagatctagggatgggattataaagtaaacaattaaacgaattaatatttagtacgcgattcattacggaattgtctaatgaaagaatgttcgtcaggaaatctgtaatcacagatataaggaactaattaatgtaaaaaatgcttttgaaacacaaaattgaaggttaattttattatataatgaaatcaatggatcttcttttgtattttcatgtgtcaaagtaaaaaactatctgcgcaaagtgtatttcttaaaattagatctaggtctaaatcctttctatcttttctcatgtcaacattgtagacatggcctagatccataaaatactatagctgtaatagagtcggacaactttatttttttttgagggtcttaagtttgttttagggctacaatacatacactacggtctaagttggtacccaaggaacattcctgcctagttttatcaagattggtcaagcggttttgatgtctataagtaacatacatacatacatacatacatacccctcacattctactttataatatagataaatagatagatagatataaaaatgtataaggGTTAATGTACATTAGAAACATATTATTGACCTTCTCTTTCTATATCTTGTCATGCTTAAAACTAATAGCCCTAGAACACCTTGTTTGACAATATGATTTGTTATTCTTTTCAGCGACATTGAAATACAGTGTGTGATAATGACTTTGGAGCATGATTCCTTCTAAAGAGTTTGGCCTCTGACTTTGAGGCCTGTCAACTTGCCGTAGTACTAATTGGTCTCTcttttgaagataaaaaaaaaaacaacctttaaaaaaataccaaaattAGCAACTCCAAATTAAACTTTACACAtaggcaacaaaaaaaaagtctggatCCTCGATTCGTGAAAAGAAACAATGCCACCGGATGTCTATTCCAATTCGACGACGCCGGAGCAGCGCAGCCCCGCTGCGGTGGAGAATATCGGAGAGGACGACAGCCAGACGGTGACCATAGTTGTGAGCCTGTCCGTGGTGGCTGTCATCCTCGGCGTCTGCGCCATCATGTGCTATCGGGAGGTCAACCGTCGGCGCAAGGAGACCTTGATCGTCGAAGAGTTTGCCAGGAGAGAGTCCATCAAAAAGTCCATACAGGAAAAATTACAACAGGTAAAGGCATGTGTATCCGTCTACTATAGGCTGGATCGGGTAAGAGAGAGACCAATCGTAAGAGTAGGCCTGACCAAtaacctgcaacgtcgcaacctgtgggcagcttaAACCAATAGCTTTTTGCCACGTCACAGCTCTGTACGACGTtgcaatgagctattggtctccactgcccacaggttgcgatgttgtaggtcagtgttgaggcatACTATTGGTCTCGGTTGGAGTAGCCCATTTCTATTCAATATAAAGACTACATAATAGCTTCCAAATAATTCAACAAATATCTATGTTTGACTAAGTTTGTACTCCCTAAAAACGTCACTTTAGTGTTGGCGCCTTTAAGATTGTCTGTGAAGTGTGAGTCAAGTGTTGTGACGTGCGCTCGGGTCTGGGTGGCATATGTGACCTCTGTCAAGAAAACTGCTATACTAGTGAACACTGCAGATCAGGAATCTGGATGGCAATGCAAAGTTTTCCCCTTGTCCTTCATGGCCGAATTAGTTGAATTTGAGTGCGCAGAGCTCGTGCCCTGCTCTGGACTGTCCACTATTTCGCAATGATTAATACATAGTTTCTATCATAATTTTTTCATAGTGCTGTATATATGTGATAGGTATGTATCATTCATTGTATCAGCACTTAACTTCACATTTGTATTCGCTGAACTTTGCAAATACATGATTAGATCActaaaaatgattaaattacTAAAAATGATTAAATCACTAAAATGACTACTTCTCACTTCTATGAATGTTTAGATTAAATGTGAATCACTCGGTACCGGTGtgccattgttgtttttttttttgttttttttttattttattaccggtatatttagtttcattccTAACTAAGAAGTCACAGACGAAGTAAAGTTTTAGAATCATTTATGGTCTATTTGTCGCTCAATTctacaaaaatagttttttcttctaatttaaTCTTCTTCCTACTTATACATATGTGTCTTTTATGTACGTTTCAGCTTCAGTGTGAGGACGAATCTGATTCCTACAAGGAACACATGGAGACCAAAGTTCCTGCAGTGACATTCAGTGAGGTGGTGCAGATCAACACTGCCGTCACTCCTTACAGCTCCACTGACGAACTGAACACTCCACAGCCGCCTAGTCCGCAGCCACGCCAGACTCGCAAGCGCCCTCAGCGGTCGCACCACATGTACCAGAGCTACTTCGACAACATCGTCAAGACGCAGGAGCAAACAAGGAAGATCGTCGTCAAGCTTCAGCAGCAGCAGCAAGAGATCGCTGCCAAAGAAGCTAACCAGACGGCAGTCTTGCTGCCTTCCCAGCCGTCTGTACAGTTGTCTCGCTTGGACAACATCATCATCGAGCAATCTCTTCTAGTTCTCAGAAGCTCAAACAAACACCTCAAGGACGATATTTCGCAACACCCTTTGGGAATCCCTTTGAAGAAGCCCAGACGTTCACTTTATACATTCATCAGCGGAAAGCTGCATCGCCGCCCCGATTTCTCCAGCCCCGAAGAAAGAAACTCCACAAGTGTGGCACTAGTCAAAGGCAGTCAACTAAACTCTACCAACAAGCAATATTCTGATATCATAGTGGAAGATAATGGATAGTTTAAAGATACATTTTAGCTGtcaaattatattataaattgcaTTTGCTTTATTGCCTCATAGCTACGTACAAACTTAGCAATATCCTTAAAATTCTTACTTGACTTGAAGACACTGCCTTATTTCTTGGGCCCATGGATTCCTCTGAAAAAAATCGAAACTCTagatttgtacatatttttttcttcttttgacaTTAATATTCTTCAAAGAAAGAACATTTGTGCTGgagtttttaaacaaataattcatcatgtgtgcgtgtttgtgtgtctATATATTAGGGAATTGTGCTTATAGTAAATGTGAAGATTTTATTCCAACTAGCGTTATAAAGTCAAAGTTAAGTATCAAGTAAGAAATATTCTCGTAGTTATTCACTAGATGTTCGTCTACAATCTTGACCTGATAGTTGATTCGAATGGACTAATTTAGTTTCAAGGCACTCGTAATGAACATTGAAGCATTTCATCTGATACCTGTTTATATGAAAACTATAACTTTCGGTATTTTACCTCATAAATTACTGACGTtcattaagactaagactgctttattgatccttacggaaatttgttgtgattacaaggactcttttctcatataaagacaacacaacagaaacaaacacataaatacaacagacacaacctaaagagttcattcagcggcTACGTCATAGAATTCAAAGTATTACTGAAGTCGTTTAGATGGGATCACTTCAATaaatggttgttgttgttgttttttttttgtgtgtggtttCTTTTAGACTCATAACAGTAGGTCGAATTAATCAAGGTCTTGGAATGACAAAAATATACTTTCTGGTTATGAGCACTCTATTAATAGCCCATGCTTCTTGGACCCCTACCGAAAAATTAGACTTAAACGCTCAAGCACCAAAATGAGATCATTAGATTTTCGAAGACCTTCCTACAAGGAACTGTAACAGGAGAAAGAATAAAAGTTTGGCAGAAGAAACTTTGGAAAGACATTAACAAGGGTTGAACAGCTCGAACACGGGATAaggataaaatgaaataaagacaTAAGAAAGAACTGATCTGCaaagtgtaggcctatttgtgGGGCCAAACTGATCCAACACATTGACGAAgctagcaaaatatttttttcaagactATAATGAGAAAGAAATTCATGCTGCTTCATTGAAAACTCACAACGTGAGAGATAAATGTTTATGTTAATCATTTTTCTTACTACTTTTGAAGATCAATTGTATTACATAATAAGAAACATAATTAAAagaacaatattaaatattacatttaattattcGCGATTTTCTTGACCCTGACTTCATCCTTTccctttatttctttaatacTACTTTCTTCACAAACATTCGTTATTTAATGTGGAACTGCAAACAGTGGTCATTTATTTCCAATAGTGTGGATAGGCCTGaaataatgaatatctaacAGCCTACCAAATGGAAAGGATAGCTCACAAAATGTTAGTGATAGCCCTATGAAATGGTAACGATGGCCCTGGAAATGGTTACGATGGCCAAGGAAATGATAATTTAGTCAGACGATGTTGGCTAATTGATAAGTCATTAACATAATTTCTAAAACAAATCTTCAGCCAAGCTTGacgattaaaaaatattatagatTTTACGTTTTGCAATAAAAAGCTGTAATCCAAGGCTTCTTGATAAGTTCAGACATAATGATTTATATCTCGATTATCTGTTCAattaaataaggaaaaataattaaaacatttcttacGTTTTCAGAATGGCTTGTAATTGTTCTGGAATTTAATCCTCGCGCTTTTACCGGAAGTATGCATCCATTTTCAATCTAAGTTCGCTCGTAACTGAGATGCAATTCCTGTGATAAATATTCTAAGGTTATTATTTCAAATGAAAACATATACAATGTTAACATTTACATGCTGAGATCGTGTGGTcgacgttttaaaaaaattggtaaGAATATTGTTAGTATACTTCCTAACTGGTAATGGTTTTGCCCACAGATATTATTATCTAGACGTCTTCTTGAGTGTCTCAATGTCTCTATGTTTAATACAATGCATAGTGGGCCCTACCTATTGTTTCATATTATAGTCTAATTGTTTACGGGAATGTTATGAAAACAACAATCTTCCCAATGCTACTGTCTTTCTTCTGTGTATATTGTAGTTCATGTTTCTTGTAAGTTAGTTGCAGTGTGGTTTTATAAATGACCTCCACCCTTTTTCCCCAGAAATTTTAAATATGCCATTTCAAGGTTCTTTTTGCATGATTTACCTTCCATTTACATAACTTTATGTGCGTCTCTTTgtgtttcatttaatatttttttcttgagttgtgtttatgtataatattgtttttttgggGTGTTGATATGTATTGACTTAAAATGCAATTATAATGATAACACTAGTTGTAAACATGAGCCTAAAATATGTCCATGATAGCTACTTTCCCATATGGCTATATCATATCGCGTCTGTTCTTATAACTTCgccacaaaaacaaattaaccacATCATTGTGGAAATATGTTAGGTGTTCAAGATGCTGCTTAACATGATTCAATTTCTGTTGGTGGTGGATGTTCTAACTTATGCCCCTTCAAAGTCTAGTGCTGTTGTTCAAGACAGCACTTGGAATTGAAACCTCCCATAACAAAGAGGAAGAGATAGGAGATGTAATTCGCTCCCTTATTTTGTGGATGTGAACTTGAACTTTAAGGAACTATTATGAACTGTAGAATGGAATGAAGAGAACAAAAATGAATGTGTACATGTTTGCAAACCACCTTCGATAATGATTTATAACTGAGATGCTGTATCGTTActaataagaattttttttaaaatttcaaccaAAGATCTTTGGCAATAATCATCTTACAGGCTTAATAGCAAAGTCTGATTTTAAACTTATGTTTACTTGTTGAACTATGTGCGTGTACACTAATGGACTAGCACTTCAAATCAGATGTTGatttaatgacttaaattaagttatttttatGTAATTCATGACTGAAACATGAAGTCACATGTAATCCTAATGACTTTATAATTTCCTTAGCTTATTGTATCTGACATCattaataatatacatttatttgtttatgtttaagCCCAGCATATATAAATAAGAACGCGAGATATTATTCATTGACAGCTTAGAAGGCCAACTAGATCATTgctttatgtaggcctattcataAGTGTGTCATTTCATAATTCTTAGTAAGCAACTCAATATAAAACCAATCTAAGTATTAATAGTGAACAAAACTACACCTAAGATAATTTGTACACGCTtgttttaattctaaaacttacAGAAAAATCAAGAAACGGATTAAAGAAAATCCACAAAATCTAACGTACCGGTAATTTCAATGTTTTGAATAAGAACATGTAACTATAGACTCTAGAGAGAAATGATGACACAAATATTATTGGTGTATAAACGCTTAGTGGTTTGAACATAAAGCACAAGATGACCTGTTCATTGAAACCAACTtg
This genomic stretch from Biomphalaria glabrata chromosome 4, xgBioGlab47.1, whole genome shotgun sequence harbors:
- the LOC106054108 gene encoding uncharacterized protein LOC106054108, coding for MPPDVYSNSTTPEQRSPAAVENIGEDDSQTVTIVVSLSVVAVILGVCAIMCYREVNRRRKETLIVEEFARRESIKKSIQEKLQQLQCEDESDSYKEHMETKVPAVTFSEVVQINTAVTPYSSTDELNTPQPPSPQPRQTRKRPQRSHHMYQSYFDNIVKTQEQTRKIVVKLQQQQQEIAAKEANQTAVLLPSQPSVQLSRLDNIIIEQSLLVLRSSNKHLKDDISQHPLGIPLKKPRRSLYTFISGKLHRRPDFSSPEERNSTSVALVKGSQLNSTNKQYSDIIVEDNG